One Methanoculleus sp. SDB genomic window, GCAGGCATCTGCGCAGCAGGAGCCGCAATTACGGGTTCCTGCAAGACCGAGAACCTTGGTCTTGAGAAGGTCATCGCAAACGTCATCTCCAACCCGAACATCCGGTTCGTGATCACCTGCGGTACTGAAGTCAAGGGCCACCTGAGCGGTGAGAGTTTCATCGCGCTGCATGCAAACGGCGTGGAAGGCGGCAAGATCGTCGGCACGAAGGGAGCCATTCCGTTCATCGAGAACCTCTCTGCCGATGCGATTGCACGGTTCCAGGAGCAGGTCGAGATCGTCGACATCATGCCAAGCGAGGATATGGGTGCGATCTCCGCCAAGATATCCGAACTTGTCGGAAAAGACCCCGGCGCCTTTGACGCCGATCCGATGGTCGTCGAAGTGAAGGAAGAGGGTGCCGGCGGAGGCGCCGCAATGGCGGCCGGTGCGAACCCGCAGTTCCTTGAGATCGAACGGCGTCTCGACGCGATTGAAGAAAAGATTGAATTCGCCAATGCCGAAATCGCACAGCGCTCCGGCCGGAAGATCGGGCGCGATATCGGTATTCTCTACGGATTGGTGGCAGGGTTAGTAGTTTTCATGATGATCCTGACATTATACGGAAAATTGATGACCTTCATTTTGGGGGCTTGAAACATGTTCAAATTCGAGAAAGAACAGACGGTACACGATTTCAACGGTACCATGCTTGGCGGACAGCCCGGAGAGTACCCGACGGTGCTCGGTGCGTCCATCTTCTATAACAAGCATGAATGTGTGCTGGACGATGAAAAGGGTATTATTGACAAGGACCGTGCGGAAACTCTCTGGAACCGCTGTCAGGAACTGTCTGACGAGACCGGCATCAAACACTTCATTCAGATCATCTCTGAATCTGCAGAAGCGTTTGAGAGCTATTTCTCATGGTTTGACAGCATCGACAACAAGACGGCATTCCTGATGGACTCGTCGTTCCCGCCGGCACTGGCACACGCATGCAAGTACGTGACCGAAGTCGGCCTTGCGGACCGTGCGATCTACAACTCGATCAACGGGTCCATCACGCCCGAGAACATGCAGGCGCTGAAAGAGAGCGACGTAAACGCCGCGATCGTGCTTGCCTTCAACCCGGGCGACCCGACAGTGGTCGGCCGTGAGAAGGTGCTCGTCGAGGGCGGTGTCGCCGGCCAGGAGAAGAGCATGCTCGGCATTGCCGAGGAGTGCGGGATTACCCGCCCCATCCTTGACACGGCCGCAACTCCGCTCGGGCTCGGATCCGGCGGTGCATACCGTGAGATCCTCGCCTGCAAGGCAATCCACGGCCTGCCCACCGGCGGTGCCTACCACAACATGACGGTTTCCTGGACGTGGCTCAAGCGCTGGAAGGGTACGAAAAAGAACCCCTCAAATCTTGCAAAAGGCTACGAGGGCAAAGCGCTCCTTCTTGAGCAGATGTCGCACCACCACCTCGGTGGCATGGACGGCATCATTCAGGCGGCATGGTCCGCCCCCGACATCGGCTGCAACATGATCGCGAGCACCCTCGGTGCCGACCTGATCATGTACGGCCCTATCGAGAACTGCGAAGCAATCATGACCGCCCAGGCATACACGGATATCGTGCTTGCCGAGGCATCGCGTGAGTTTGGCCTCGAGATCAAGTCCGAAGAACACCCGTTCTTCAAACTGGTCTAATTTTTTTTTGGCAGCATCCCGAATCAGGGAGGTGCCGGTACGGTTTCCCGAAAAAGAGGAGCCCGTAAAATCAGGGGACTTCAGTCGGGATTTGCCTGGGATTTTGCTTCAATCCGTTTCAGGGCCGCTTCTACGGCGAACCTGACCTTCTCGTCGGGGTCGTCGTTCAGGAGAGCCAGGAGCGGTTCCCGTGCTTTTATCTCGCCGATTTTTCCAAGGGAAACGGCAGCATTCACCCGTACCCTGCGTTTTTCATCGGAGAGGACGGCAATGAGAGGATCGGTTGCCCGCGGATCGCCGATATTTCCCAGTGCCTCGGCTGCGCCGACCCGGAGCCATTTTTCCGGGCTTTTCAAGCACGTGATCAGGGGTTCAACCGCTTTTACATCCCCGATCTCGCCGAGTGCCCGGGCGGCGAGCCACTGCACGTCGACGTACGGATCCGAAAGGGCTGCAATGAGCGGTTCAACGGCACGCCGGTCGCCGAGGTGGCCGAGGGCTTCCGCAGCCCTCCAGCGGAGGTTCAGAAGTTTGTGCTGAAGGAGACTGATGAGGACGGACACATTCCGCTGGTGCTCGAGTGCCATGATGTCCTGATTTTCAGTGGCAGAGGGATCAGTGGCTGCATCGGCTTCCCGCTCCATATCATTCATTAGCCGAGCATGGCACCTCCCGTTCAATAATCCTTTCGGATTTGGAAACGCTCTGATGAATCGGAACGTCGGTCGTTAAAAGAGGGAACATCCATCAGAGGGAAACGGTCTTCAGGGAACACCGGAGTTCGAGGGAGACGTCAAAATTCCGGACGGTGTGCGTGAGCGCCCCCATGCTGATCACATCCACGTCAAGTGCTGCAAGGGCTGCAAGCCTCCCGGGTTCGATCCCGCCCGAGAGTTCGATGGTGATTCTGTCCCGGAGCCCCCGGTTCACGAGCGCGTCAATAGCCTCACGGATGGCGTCTTCGTCCATATTGTCGAGCATGACGATGTCCGCCCCTGCCCCTGCCGCGGCAACGGCGTCTTCCGGCGTTTCGACCTCTACCTCAATTTTTTTATACGCACTCCATGCACGCGCCCGTGCTATGGCTTCCGTGAGAGACACGAGGGTGAGGTGATTATCCTTGATGAGAATCTGATCGGAGAGTGATGACCGATGCGGGTCCCCTCCGCCCAGCATGATCGCCTTTTTGTCGAATGCGCGCAGACCCGGGCAGGTCTTTCGTGTTCCCGCAATCCGGATCCGTGGATGTTCAGCCCGGACGGCCTCCACGGCGGCGCGGGTGGCGGAGGCGATCCCGCTCATCCGCCCGATCAGGTTCAGTGCGGTCCGTTCCACGAGGAGGATGGCATGCGCACTTCCGTCAAGTTCCATCACGATGTCGCCCTCGTGCACCCAGGTGCCGTCCTTTGCCCGGGAGATCGTCCGCACTCCAAAATAGGCAAACAAGGCTTCGGATTCGGAAATTCCGGCAATGAGGCCCTTTGACTTCGCACGCACGGCAGCCTGGCACGGCGTGTCCGGAACCACCGCCTCGGACGTACAGTCTCCCTGCGGGGCATCCTCCCTGACAAATCCGACCAGCGTTTCAATGGGAATCATGTACAATTCCTCTCAATTACCCGGGCAGAGCAATCATGCGTTCAATCGCTCCCCGGGCACGCTCCATGATATCAGCGGGAAGCGTAACTTCATATTGTTCCGTTTCAAGAGCCCTGATCACATCGGCGAGGGTGGTCTTTTTCATGTCGTGGCAGACAGCGCCGTCCTTTGCATAAAACGTGCGATCGGGGTAGAGTTTTTTCAAGCGCCATGCCATCTCCTTTTCCGTAAAGACGTTCCATATCGGGGCAGACGGCGCCTCCCTGACCATGCCGCCCGTCGAGGCGATGACGTCCGCCGCCGCCTGGATCTCCGCGGGGCACTCGGGATGACAGATTATCCGCCCCCCGCGCCGCCGTGCCTCCCCTACGTCCCCCGGTGTGAATTCGGCATGGACATAGCAGTGGCCGCCGGGAGGAAGGGGGATGATGGTTTTATCCGGCAGGTTTCGCTGGACATACCCCGCCAGGTTTGAATCCGGTCCGAAGAGGATGGTGTCATGGGGGAGCGATTCCACGACACCGACCGCGTTTGCGGATGTGCAGACGATGTCGGCAAACGCCTTGCAGGCCGCCGTACTGTTCACATAGAGCACGACCGCCGCCTCCGGATGTTTTGCCTTCGCTGCAAGGATCATCCCGGGAGTGAGTTGATCAGCGAGCGGGCATCCGGCATCGGGGACCGGCATGATCACTTTCCGGGAAGGATTGAGTATTTTGGCGGTTTCCGCCATAAAAAGGACACCGCAGAAGACGATTAGATCCGCGGTCGTCTCTTTCGCCCGCACCGCGAGCTCAAGGCTGTCGCCCGTAAAGTCCGCCACGTCCTGAACTTCCGGCAACTGATAATTATGAGCCAGGATCACCGCATTTTTCGCTTTTTTCAGGGTGGCTATCTTTTCGTTCATGGCTGTTTCAGGTTCCTATCACGATCGGGTTGTCCAGATTCTTTAAAAGTGTCAGGACAGAAAGTGCGGCAAGATAACTGGTCGCCGGGTTGTCAGGGCTCGGGGTGTTTTTGACCGTGATATGAATCTCCCCGAATTCGCCCTCGGCAATTACTTCGTGCATGTTCCTGTCGATATCGGGATCCACCCAGAGCTCCACATCTGCTTCCCGTCCTGCCGCAAGCTCGAGGGCGACGGCGACGTTGATATTCTTGGGAAAATGGCGTATGCAGTCGTACGCCGTGCCCTTGAAGACGAGCATCTTTCGATGTGCCTCGATGCCGAGTGAGGCCGGGCTTTTCGTCGTTCTCAGAACAAGATTCCTGATCTCGGCGATCTGTCCGATTTTGAGGTTGTCAAGGCCGATAATCGCACCGCTCGGGATGTAAATCCTGCGTCCCGCCCGCCGGGCCGTCTCGGAAAGCTGCTGTTTGAATTCCGGATCTGCAAGCGCACCGACACTGAGGATCACAAGATCCTTTCCGTGCACCAGCACTTCGCCGGCATACCGCCGCACGGCTTCCACCGACGCAGCCTCGACGACCAGATCAAAATCTCCCTCGATAAATGCGGGAAAGTCATGGTATACGGAAGCACCGCACATCTCTCCGATTTCATTCGCCCGTGATTCCACCGTATCATAGACAGCGGCGACCGGAACAATTTCGGTATGCCTGGCGATGACGTGACCGACATTCCCACACCCCAAGAGGCCGATTCTGATCATTGCTAAACAAATAGTGGTTTTCAGTGGTTAAGTATTGTGTTTGAGAGGACGTGCTCCCGCGCGTTTGTCCCGTTTTCACGAGTGCCGGGAGGATACTCCGGGCGAACGCAGCCCATACCTTTTTATTGCTGAACGAGTCATATCTCCTCGAATGTGTGGTGAATGTTTTTTCGCCGGTGAATGTTTTTATTCCCGTTAGCGACGCACCCGCATCTCCGGTTGCAGGATACGAATCTGCATCGTATCGTTTCTTTTATGAAACATTTCGGTATGGAGCCTGGGCTCCGTATCGCCGGTTTTAGAAATTCCCGGTGATGCGGCATACAGGTTTCTGTGCAGTCGCAAACCGGAGATCAGTTTATGGGAGCGTAATTGTATGAATGGAAAAAAAATCCG contains:
- a CDS encoding aspartate dehydrogenase; this encodes MIRIGLLGCGNVGHVIARHTEIVPVAAVYDTVESRANEIGEMCGASVYHDFPAFIEGDFDLVVEAASVEAVRRYAGEVLVHGKDLVILSVGALADPEFKQQLSETARRAGRRIYIPSGAIIGLDNLKIGQIAEIRNLVLRTTKSPASLGIEAHRKMLVFKGTAYDCIRHFPKNINVAVALELAAGREADVELWVDPDIDRNMHEVIAEGEFGEIHITVKNTPSPDNPATSYLAALSVLTLLKNLDNPIVIGT
- a CDS encoding nicotinate-nucleotide pyrophosphorylase (catalyzes the formation of pyridine-2,3-dicarboxylate and 5-phospho-alpha-D-ribose 1-diphosphate from nictinate D-ribonucleotide); amino-acid sequence: MIPIETLVGFVREDAPQGDCTSEAVVPDTPCQAAVRAKSKGLIAGISESEALFAYFGVRTISRAKDGTWVHEGDIVMELDGSAHAILLVERTALNLIGRMSGIASATRAAVEAVRAEHPRIRIAGTRKTCPGLRAFDKKAIMLGGGDPHRSSLSDQILIKDNHLTLVSLTEAIARARAWSAYKKIEVEVETPEDAVAAAGAGADIVMLDNMDEDAIREAIDALVNRGLRDRITIELSGGIEPGRLAALAALDVDVISMGALTHTVRNFDVSLELRCSLKTVSL
- a CDS encoding tetrahydromethanopterin S-methyltransferase subunit A, with translation AGICAAGAAITGSCKTENLGLEKVIANVISNPNIRFVITCGTEVKGHLSGESFIALHANGVEGGKIVGTKGAIPFIENLSADAIARFQEQVEIVDIMPSEDMGAISAKISELVGKDPGAFDADPMVVEVKEEGAGGGAAMAAGANPQFLEIERRLDAIEEKIEFANAEIAQRSGRKIGRDIGILYGLVAGLVVFMMILTLYGKLMTFILGA
- a CDS encoding tetrahydromethanopterin S-methyltransferase subunit H (Part of a complex that catalyzes the formation of methyl-coenzyme M and tetrahydromethanopterin from coenzyme M and methyl-tetrahydromethanopterin. This is an energy-conserving, sodium-ion translocating step. MtrH catalyzes the transfer of the methyl group from methyl-tetrahydromethanopterin to the corrinoid prosthetic group of mtrA), with the translated sequence MFKFEKEQTVHDFNGTMLGGQPGEYPTVLGASIFYNKHECVLDDEKGIIDKDRAETLWNRCQELSDETGIKHFIQIISESAEAFESYFSWFDSIDNKTAFLMDSSFPPALAHACKYVTEVGLADRAIYNSINGSITPENMQALKESDVNAAIVLAFNPGDPTVVGREKVLVEGGVAGQEKSMLGIAEECGITRPILDTAATPLGLGSGGAYREILACKAIHGLPTGGAYHNMTVSWTWLKRWKGTKKNPSNLAKGYEGKALLLEQMSHHHLGGMDGIIQAAWSAPDIGCNMIASTLGADLIMYGPIENCEAIMTAQAYTDIVLAEASREFGLEIKSEEHPFFKLV
- a CDS encoding quinolinate synthase A, whose translation is MNEKIATLKKAKNAVILAHNYQLPEVQDVADFTGDSLELAVRAKETTADLIVFCGVLFMAETAKILNPSRKVIMPVPDAGCPLADQLTPGMILAAKAKHPEAAVVLYVNSTAACKAFADIVCTSANAVGVVESLPHDTILFGPDSNLAGYVQRNLPDKTIIPLPPGGHCYVHAEFTPGDVGEARRRGGRIICHPECPAEIQAAADVIASTGGMVREAPSAPIWNVFTEKEMAWRLKKLYPDRTFYAKDGAVCHDMKKTTLADVIRALETEQYEVTLPADIMERARGAIERMIALPG